The Pirellulales bacterium genome has a window encoding:
- a CDS encoding electron transfer flavoprotein subunit beta/FixA family protein, which translates to MKILVSFKSVPDPNDVAVAGAAVSTPKSVINSFDEIAIEEALRIRERGEATEIVGVTIGVSAVDEQIRSALAMGVDRAIRVDDSRALDPYAVARILGAVVKKEAPHVVIMGKQAVDDDSNQVGQMLAGLLGWPQATFVSKIEFLDNKTRARCTRETDAGLEVIEVNLPAIITTDLRLNEPRYVSLPGLIKARRKPIEVLTCDQLGVTVRPLTTVLSIARPPKRPAGTRVESVEELIMKLRQEAKVL; encoded by the coding sequence ATGAAAATCCTCGTTTCGTTCAAGAGTGTGCCCGACCCTAACGATGTCGCTGTCGCGGGCGCAGCGGTCTCGACGCCTAAATCGGTGATCAACTCGTTCGACGAGATCGCCATCGAGGAAGCGTTGCGGATTCGCGAACGCGGCGAAGCAACGGAAATCGTGGGCGTCACGATCGGAGTGTCGGCCGTCGATGAACAAATCCGCTCCGCGCTGGCAATGGGCGTCGATCGCGCCATTCGCGTCGACGATTCCCGCGCGCTCGATCCCTACGCGGTGGCGCGCATTCTCGGTGCGGTGGTCAAGAAAGAAGCGCCGCACGTCGTGATCATGGGCAAGCAAGCTGTGGACGACGACTCAAACCAGGTCGGTCAGATGCTCGCTGGGTTGTTAGGCTGGCCGCAGGCGACGTTCGTCTCGAAGATTGAGTTTCTAGACAACAAGACGCGCGCCCGTTGCACGCGTGAAACCGACGCCGGCCTTGAGGTAATCGAAGTCAATCTGCCGGCCATTATCACCACCGACCTTCGCCTTAACGAACCGCGCTACGTCTCGTTGCCCGGTTTAATTAAGGCGCGCCGCAAACCCATTGAAGTTCTAACTTGCGATCAACTGGGAGTAACTGTGCGCCCGCTTACAACTGTGCTCTCCATTGCGCGTCCGCCCAAGCGCCCCGCTGGCACGCGCGTTGAGTCAGTCGAAGAGCTAATCATGAAACTAAGGCAGGAGGCGAAGGTGCTTTAG
- a CDS encoding electron transfer flavoprotein subunit alpha/FixB family protein encodes MAESLILIEHDRQQVKRPSLHAITLAQQLGGNYALLVVGHGLDGIAASLVSYGASAVVVADDPALAEPLADRYAMVIAEAARRLGAKTILGTSSTFSKDVLPRAAALLDAPMVTDVIAIEKMDGSISYRRPINAGSMFANVKVEGDRRVLTVRATAFEPPAANAAPCPISHFDFDAASLPNGMQFISREERRSDRPDLTEARVVVSGGRPLKDKETFERLVGRLADALGGAIGATRAAVDAGMAPNDYQIGQTGKIIAPELYIALGISGAIQHLAGIKDSRIIVAINKDPDAPIFQMATYALVGDLYQIVPQLIESIRRA; translated from the coding sequence ATGGCCGAGTCCCTCATACTAATCGAACACGATCGCCAACAGGTGAAGCGCCCCTCGTTGCACGCCATCACGTTGGCCCAACAACTCGGTGGCAATTACGCGCTACTCGTGGTCGGCCACGGTTTGGATGGGATCGCCGCATCTCTTGTTTCCTACGGCGCGTCTGCAGTGGTTGTCGCCGACGACCCAGCATTGGCGGAACCGTTGGCCGACCGTTACGCGATGGTGATAGCGGAAGCAGCGCGAAGGCTCGGCGCTAAGACCATCCTGGGCACTTCCTCAACGTTTAGTAAAGACGTCTTGCCGCGCGCTGCTGCGTTGCTCGACGCGCCAATGGTTACCGATGTGATTGCGATCGAAAAAATGGACGGTTCGATTTCCTACCGACGTCCCATCAACGCCGGCAGCATGTTCGCCAACGTGAAGGTGGAAGGAGACCGCCGCGTGCTCACAGTCCGCGCCACGGCCTTCGAACCCCCTGCGGCCAATGCAGCGCCCTGTCCGATCAGCCACTTCGACTTTGACGCCGCGTCGCTTCCCAACGGCATGCAATTTATCTCCCGCGAAGAGCGCAGGTCGGACCGACCCGACCTAACCGAAGCCCGCGTGGTGGTATCTGGCGGCCGGCCGCTAAAGGACAAGGAAACATTCGAGCGTCTAGTCGGCAGATTAGCGGACGCGTTAGGCGGCGCAATCGGCGCCACCCGCGCCGCAGTCGATGCAGGGATGGCGCCTAACGATTATCAAATCGGACAGACCGGCAAGATCATCGCGCCCGAGTTGTACATCGCACTTGGAATCTCCGGCGCGATTCAGCACCTGGCCGGCATCAAGGATTCGCGGATTATCGTCGCGATTAACAAAGACCCCGACGCGCCGATCTTTCAGATGGCGACTTACGCCTTGGTAGGCGACCTGTATCAGATCGTCCCACAACTCATCGAATCGATTCGCCGAGCCTAA